TCCAGCCATCCCGACACATATCTTCGATCGAGTGCATCGCGCTCCATTTGAGGATGCGATTCGCCGCAGATACGTCCGCCCACGCCTCCGCGATGTCTCCATTGCGACGGCCTCGGACCTCAAAGGGAACGGAGACTCCGTTCGTTGCCTCAAAAGTCTGGATCAACTGCAACACCGACGTGCCTCGGCCGGTACCCAGATTGAAGGAATGAAAACCGCGAACATCGTTTTCAGACGCCCAGTCAACCGCCTTGACGTGCCCAGCGGCCAGGTCCGAAACGTGGATGTAGTCGCGCACACCGCTGCCATCGACGGTTGGATAATCCGTCCCAAAAACCGGCAACACAGGCAAGCTGCCGATTGCAGCCCGAGTTATGTATGGAAAAAGATTATTGGGAATCCCCAGGGGCTGATCTCCGATTTGTCCGCTGCCATGGGCTCCAATCGGATTGAAATACCGCAAGGCGATGCCGGCGAAATCAGGGTTGGCTTCACAATGATCTCGCAATATCTGCTCCACCATCGCCTTGGTTTGGCCATAAGGATTCGACGGTCCGATTGCGTGCTGTTCCGTATAGGGCAAATCTGAAGCCGGACGATATACCGTTGCCGAGGAACTGAACACCATTTGTCGTATTCCAGCGGTGTGCATTGCGGCAAGAAGATTCAAGGTCCCTGTCACGTTGACATCATAATACCTCAGCGGATGACTGACGGATTCACCGACAGCTTTCAACGCCGCAAAGTGCAATACGCACGATACGGGTTCACCCTTCTCCGCGCATTCCGCAAAAAGGCGCTTCAAGATCCCCATATCTCGAACATCGCCGCGCACGAACGGAACATCCGCGCCAGTTATTTTTTCAACGCGCGCCAATGCCAATTGACTGCTGTTTGAAAAATCATCAAGCACCAGCACCCTGTGACCAGCATCCAGCAGACATACTAAAGTATGCACACCTATATAGCCGGCACCGCCAGTCACAAATATCGTTTTCTTCATTTTCTCAGGGCAGAATACCTTTCTGCCGATTGATCAGGCACCAGCAAAGCCACGCAGCAGGCGGCGCTTCAGAAACTGATAAGCACGCAAGGGGAGGCCCAACAGCTTCTCAATACCTCTGTCCACCCTCTGCAAGCGCGGAATCAATGCCCAGAACCATGTAATCGGGCAATAGCGGAACATCCGTGCAAGCGCAATCTTCTTCTGCACGCCTCGGCCAAAAGACTCTTCTATGATGCCGGATTTTATCCAGTCACTCTTGAAGTTCTTATCGACAACAGAGAAGATTTCTTGCAGCGCGTGGATACGGCTATAGCCCTGCAGCGTCTTGACCTTGCTGACCCATGCCGTGCAATGCCGGGCAACGTACCACATCAACTGAGTACGGTTGCGATCAAACTCGCCCTTCTTGCGATAAAACGCAAGCATATCCTCCAGCACCGGAACGATATTCAAGATACGTTTGTCAGTCTGTTTCATCGACTGGGTGGGTCGAGTGATATCGTAGTTATATAGTTCCTTGTCTACATAGTAGATTTTCTTTGCCACCAGATAGCTCTTGGGAACGAAATTCGCATCTGCAAAGATCACCCCCGCCAACAGGCGCACATCGGGGTCGGCAAAGATGGACCGATGGTACAACCGGCCACAAGGCGTAGCCCAATTCTTGTACAAAAGATCACGATCCTCCCGCCCCAATTCCCGCTCGCCTTCAAACGGCAAGGGCTTGAAAGGCGCGGTACTGCCGGTGTAGCAATAAAGCAAGTTTCCGATCAGCAAATCAGCGCCGGTGACTCGCGCCTTCTCGTACATGAACTCCAGAGAATCCGCATCAAGGAAATCATCGCCATCCACGATGGCAATATACTCGCCAGTCGCACGGTCAATGCCGTAATTGCATGCCGCCCCATGCCCGCCATTTGTCTTTATGTGCGGCTTGAATATATCGGGTCTGCGCGCGACGTATTCGTCAATTATCAATTGACTGTCATCCGTGCCGCCATCATTCACAACCAGCACTTCGATATCCTGCAAAGTCTGGTTCTCCAGCGAACGCAGGCACCTGTCTATGTAAAACTCCAGATTGTAGACAGGGACGACAACGCTTACTTTAGGGCTCATTTCGACTCATCACCCTTGAATTCTTTGTCAAACACGTCAAGCGCGCGCTCAATGATATTATTCATATCGTAATAGCGGTATTCAGCCAGCCGCCCGACGAGCATCAGTTGTTGATACTCCCTGGCAAGTTCCAGATATTTCCCATAGAGCGCGGCATTGCTATCCTTGGGGATGGGATAGTAGGGAATGCTCTGCGCCGGGACCAGACGATCATACGCCTGGGGATACTCCTTCATGATGGTAGTCTTCTCTGGAACACTGGCCATCAGGTACTTGTATTCCGTGATGCGAGTATAGAGCTGCGTATTCGGATAATTGACAGTCGCACAAGGCTGATAGAACTCGACATCGTGAGTTTCCAAATCAAACCGCAACGAACGATAAGGCAACTCTCCGAACTTGTAGCCAAAAAGCTCGTCAATGGGACCGGTATAGATCACGCCGCCCTCGTAGGGCTCGCCCATGAAGAGAATCTTCCCGGAATTCGGCTCAAACGACAGAACATCCACCGCCTTGGTACTGAGGCGCACCTCAATCAAAGGATTGGCGAGCATTCTTTCGAACATCTTCGTGTAGCCATCCTTTGGCAACGCTTGATGCTGCTCCTGGAAATAACGATCGTCATACGAGATATGGACTGGCACGCGCGCCGTGATCGTTTCGAAATCCAGATTCTCCGGCTTGTCACCCCATTGCTTGGTCGTGTAGTTCAGATAAACGTTCTCAAACACGAACTCACCAAATTCGCGGATACGCTCATCTGCATGCTTGCGCAACGCGGAAACCGGCACCTTCACATCCATGCCGAATTCGGCCACCAGCAGAGCCTTGAGTTCTTCCGCCTGATCAGGCAACAGTCGTTCCAGCGATGTCAGGTTGAACGGCACCGGGACCAATTGGTCCTTTACACTCGCCAAAACCCGATGCTGGTATGGGTGCCAACCAGTAAATTGCGAGATGTAGTGCAATACGCGAGGACTATTCGTCCGGAACAGATGCGGCCCGTACTTGTGAATCACAACGCCGTGTTCGTCCACATAGTCATACATGTTGCCCGCAATATGATCGCGTTGCTCGATCAGCAATATTTTCTTGCCGTTTTCCGAGGCCAGGCGCTCGGCCAATATGGAGCCAGCGAAACCCGCGCCCACAATAATAAAATCATACGCTGCCATCATCTACTCCTTCACAACCGATCTGATTGCGTTTTCCATCTGCGGCGCAATCGTATTAATAGAATAATCAGCATAGACGCTGAAATCCGGAGTTACCTTCCCATCCAGATATCTCTTCAAGATATAGGCAATTCGATCGACCCGGAGGTCGGCGATCAGATTTCGGCTTCTTAGAAGGATATCGGCAGTCGGCCCAACTGCCATGGTCACCGCTGCGATGGGCTTCATTGCTCCCATATAGTCGGCGAGCTTGCCAGGGAAGAACGGATTGCATTTTATGCCATCTTCTTCCTCGTTGAACATCCCATCAACAAGTAACAAAACATCAGATTGCCTCATGAGTTCAAGGCTGTCCAGATAGGACACCGCCGATTCAAAATGCACATGATCGGCATTCCTCATTCCAGTATGTGCATTCAAGTCATTCGGATAAGGCGATGCCCCATAAAAGCGGACTTCAAATTTCTGCTTGTATTCCGGATATATATCGAGCAAGCGGTCAACCGCCTGCAAGATTGGCTGCGCAGTACGCTTTACATGGTAAAGCGTACCCAAGTGGGAGAATACGAATTTGGTGCTTTCATTCTGCACGCCAACTCCGTACATTGCCGGATCGAAACAATGCGGAATCACAACCGCCTTGCTCGCGTACTTCGCCAGGTCACCAGAGAACATCAGGTCTCGCTGGTATTCATTATTCAGAAGAATAATATCTGCATTACGCAGGGTCTCTTCTTCGATAAACGTATCCTCCTTGACCAGAGGATATCCCGGCATATGGGCGATATAAGGATTGCGTGCAAACAAGTCGCCAAAATACGCAATCCATGGAATCCCTGGATATTTTTGACGAATGCGCGCCGCAGCCTCGTGGCTGATCAACTCATTGGAATGCGAAATGATGAAATCGAACTTTCGATCAGCGGCCTCAAAAATTCTCAAAACTTCGTTGCAGAACTTCTCGCGCGCAGACACGGTGCGGGGATTTTTGTGATCAACCCTGATCTCCACGCGCTCGATACGCGCGTTCCCGGGACAACGCAATAGGCGATCATCCTTGATTTCCCTCGCGACCTGCGCCACCAGGTAGTCGATGTTCGTGTTCTTGATACGCTTATAGAAATCAATATCCGCTGATCCAATATAAGGCGCAAAGAACCAAGATATGGCGAATCCGTTGGTTTTATTCATAGTATTCAGTGGAACTTCAATTTCTAAAAATTCTCTTCAAGCTTTCCGAGACGAATCTTAGCGAGCGGGTCATACGCCATGTATTGCTATTTTTTATGGCGATCAATTCACTGTTCAAAGCGCCAATCTGGCGCTCCAGCGCCTCTACCTGTCCAGCCTTCAGTTCCACCTCTTCATGTCTCGCATGCAGCGCAGCCTGCATCTTTGCAGTCTCGTCTACCAGGCGCTCATTCTCGACATGCGCGGCCTGCAATCGACGGGATGTTTCGGCCGCGTCAACGGAGATCGCAATGTCATCTCCCAAGAAATCCGCCAGAACCAGTCCCTTTGATTCCATCCAGATCTTTTTCACATAAACCAGGACTATCTGCTCGCCATACCAATACGTCGGATCCATGGGAAAACAGTCAATCACCTTTGCATATCCCAACAGCCAGTCGGGATGAGGCATCAAAGGGATGTTCTCCGACAAGAAGGTGTAGAAGTGCTCGGCGATGCGATCCAATTCGCGATACGGCAAGGTCAAGACCACAGAGTGTTCTGCATGCCGGAACAGGTCCTGGATTATATTGAATGGCTCTGAAAAATGTTCAAGCGTATTCGAGGAGAATACCAGATCGAATTTCTCATGCTGTCCATCGCCATGGAGCCAATCCTGCGCATCAAAATGAACCGCAGGATATGCTGCTCGCGCCTTGGCAACCGCCGATTCGGCAAAATCGATGCCCGTCACTCGATTACGCGCAAAGAAGTCCGCGAGAACCGCCGTGCCGTCACCCTGCGCGCACCCCCAATCACAGACAGACCAATTACCGTTCTTGACGGCAGCCGTCAACCAGACCGGCAAGTTGTCCAACGCCACCTTGGCGAAGAACCTCGATTGCTCCCGGCCTAAATTGGATTCCCAATCCCGCTCGAATCGACCATTCCAATATTCGTGGCTATTAATATCCATCTCACTCATGCCGAGCCCCCATCAAGCGTAATAACAACATCGGGCCGGAAAATTCCCATGAGTTTCTTTGAAGAAACAACTGAAAAATAGTGCGCACCTTCAACATATTCGAAATAGGATGCGCCCGCCGATCTTATATCTTCCAATGCAGCAACCAACAGGTACTTCCCTGGCGCGAGGTAATTTGCAAAACTGAAATTGATCCGTACCTGCGACTGGACATCGTCGATCTCCATGGCGCCGTTTTCCTGTGTACTGGCGACGAGCAGATCCACTCCTTTTTCATTTTTTATGGAAAAAGCCACACCAACGTCGCGCAGATCCACGCCCTTCGGAGGCTGGAATACGATTTTGACGCAAAGACTCTCACCCCAATCGAACACATCCTTGCGCTGACCCACTGCGGTATGCACGGCAGCATGGCTGACCAATCCCGTCTGTGTACCCCAATGCGAGGCCGGTTTTTCATCCAAATGCATGCTCATCGGCTCATCAACGACTGTCGCGTCGGGAGTCGAGTTCATCGTCGTGGTCTGTTGCGGCGCATTTTCTGTTGACGCCTCCGAACCGTTTTCGTCCAGGTAAATGAATTCCGCATATTTGCTGGTGACGTTGGACACTTCACCCATCATGCGCAAAGAACCCTTGTCCAACCAGACGGCCCGCTGGCACAGCGTCCGCACCGAGCTCACATCGTGGCTGACAAACAGCACCGCCGCACCAGCGTTCTGAATATCCTTGATACGCCGCATGCATTTATATTGAAATCTGGCGTCACCTACCGCAAGGGCCTCGTCGACGATCAACAGGTCCGGCGTTGCATTGATGGCGACGGCAAACGCCAACCGGACATACATCCCGCTGGAATATACCTTTACCGGTTGATCTATGAAGCTGCCGATATCTGCGAATGCGGCAATGCTGTCGAAGCGCTCATCAGTCTCGCGTCGCGTCAAACCCAGAATGGCCGCATTCAGGTAAACATTTTCACGGCCGGTAAACTCCGGATTAAAACCAGCACCCAATTCCAGAAGCGCCGCGATGCGGCCGCTAGTCCAAATATCCCCCGACGTCGGCGTCAGAGTGCCGCAAATCATCTGCAGCAATGTGGACTTGCCGGATCCATTTCGGCCAATGATACCGACGGTTTCACCGCGGCGCACTTCGAACGACAGATCGCGCAGAGCCCAGAATTCCTTATAATATTGTCGCCGCCCGAATGAGCACATTTGCAGCAACCGGTCGCGCGGCTTGTCGTAAAGATGGAAACATTTGCTCAGATTATTGACCGAGATCGCCAAGGAATCAGAGGACATCTGCAAACCCCTTCCTGGTACGCTGAAACCACGCATATCCGAGGATAGCGATCAAGCAAGCAGCAGTTGTATACAAGAACCAAACTCGCCATTCAATGCCGACACCCCAGAATAGAACATTGCGGGCTTGCTCAACGACAACAGTCAGCGGGCTCAGATGGAGAAAATCCCTATATCGTTCCGGCAATGAAGTCGCCGAATAGAATATGGGCGACATGAACATCAACACGGTGGTGACAATTCCTATGAATTGCGACACATCGCGCAGAAATACTCCTAGCGCTGACAAAAACCAGCTCACGCCCAAGACCAGGATGATGAGGGGCAGGACTACAATCGGGAAAAGCAATATGGTTGCGTGCGGCACGCCATAGAAGATCAAATAGAAGACGATCCACACAGCCAAGCTGATAAGCAAATGAAAAAAGGCCGAGCCCAAAGCTACGCACGGCAGGATTTCCAAGGGGAAAACCACCTTCTTTACATAGTTGACGTTCGACAGGATCAATGCCGGAGACCGGTTGATGCACTCAGCGAAGAAATTGAAGATCATGAGACCCGCGAACAGGACCAATGCGAATTCTGTTTTCGATTCGGTGCCTCCCGGCCAACGAGCCTTGAACACGACGCTGAAGACAAACGTGTACACCAGCAACATGAAAATCGGATTGAAAAAGGACCACAACAATCCGAAGGCCGAGCCCCGATAGCGGCCCACGACCTCCCGCTTCACCAGATCGCCGATCAACGCTCGATATCTGATAAGTGACTTGAATAGCGAAACGGGCGAAGAAGAATACTTTTGCGAGCTACTCACGAAATCTACAATCCATTTTTTACATGACGCCCCAGCCCGAATGAATAACGCTTTCGGAGCGCGTTAAAAATATAAAAAGAAAAATAATAAGTGCTTCTTGCCACTGAAAAATTCAGGATCTTTCGGTAAACATTCCATTGCCACCGGATTGCTCTCAACTTGTTTGATGACAATGAATTTTTCAGCACGCGATAGTGTGCCAGAGGAGTATCAGGCAGGGCGGCGTGCACTTCCCCCAAAATCTTAACTGCGCGTAACCAAAACACATAATCTTCATGCCCACAGGATTCAAAGCGCAGGTTGGGAAAACTATCCTTCCGATATATACCCGTCAGATGGCCTATGGAATTGGATTTCAGCATATCGCTGTAGCGTAACGATGCCGGGGCGATTACCTTATTCAATAGACGGCCATCACTGGACATCCGCGCATAGCTCCCGTAACAAATCACCGCACCTCGTTCGAGCAATTCCACTTGCGCTGCGAGCTTATAAGGCAGCCAGATGTCATCGCTATCAAGAAAGGCGATGTATTTTCCCCGCGCGATTTCAATAGCTTTATTGCGAGTTTCTGCCACGCCCAGGTTTTGCGCATTCTTCAAATACCGAATCCGCCTATCGCTATAAGCCTGCACATACTCGGCAGTATTATCGATTGACGAATCATCGATCACCAACAACTCCCAGCCCTCGAACGTCTGCGCAAGAACTGAATCTATCGCACTTCTTATGTAACTCTGCGAGTTATAAGCCGGCATCACTATTGATACCAACGGAACATCCTCCAGGCACATCAAGGCACACCCTTGAGCAATTTCTTGATGCACCCGACGTACTCTCCCATATATTTATCAAAAAAATAGGAGGAGTATTTTTCACACCATATCCTGCGCGCATTGCCCGCTGCCCGCCCAATTCTTGTCTGATCCAAATCTTCCACCCACGCCGCGATTGCGGAACTCCCTTCGGAAATTGCCCAACCAGTATCCAGATCCATCACCTTCGCACCAGGGGGTGTACCAACGGTGGTGAGCATACCTCGTCCCAACATAAGATGTTCATAGTATTTGTTAGGTGACGCATACAAGTGATTCGGGACGCTCAAATAGTACATGCCAACTACTACATCCATGCTAGCCATCAAGGTCAAGCCAGCAGAGCTGGACATGGCTCCGTAAAAATGGATATTGGAAAACTCGGTGCCACTGGCGGCAAACATATTTTCCAAGCCCCCATATCCGGCCACATGCAGCTCAACGTCGGATCTCCCCGCACACACTTCAAGCAAGTCTTCCAGGCCTCGATTTCTAGGCTCCAGCACTCCAAAATATCCAATCATCCAGGGACTGCTCAATTTCCGCATGGGCCGGCCATGCGCGCATGCGTTGGGCACATTCTCCAAAACCAGCACATTCGCCTGTCCCGCAGGCAACCCATGCTGCACATAGCGCTCTTCACTAACAATCAAAGTGAGGTCAGCAGATTTGGCGATGCGTGTTTCGAGTGAATCCAAAATTCTCCCGACCACGCCGGATATATTGCGTACTGCGGTGTACTTGTCGTAAATGTCAAACACCAGCCGCTTGCGTGCAATTGCACAGAACATCCAGCTGGCAACCGCGGAATCCAGATCAACGGCATGCACAATGCGCAGGTTCTTTCGTGCCCGCCATAACTGACAAAACAGAAACACGTTCCAACGCACCAAGGCGAGGGCATTTCTCCAGCCCCCGCCCAGCCTTGCTCGAATGGAAAACAGCGTATGCCTGTCATCCTGGGCTCGCACCGAGCCGTCCTTGTTCCAACCAATGAAGTGATAAGAAAGACCTGCAGCCGTCAGGGCATCAAAGTATTTTCCCAAACGCGCATCAAAATCGGCCACGTATGAGCGCGCGAAAAAGATCATTTTCCCTTTATCCCCCGCCGCACTATTTTGGCCCTTTTCTTGATGACCAGCCATTTGGGCATGCGGAACAGCACCAATCTTCGGTATAGGATCACGTACATTGCGGAGAATGCGGCCACGAAAAACATCAGCAGATATTCATTCTGCCAAAACAACACCGCCGGAATGACGGCAAATGACGTGAGCAGCCAAAGATATGGCGACGTCATCGCATTTCGCTGAACCTTGTGGCGCGCATCGCTGGAACCAATCGCCCAGCGTACCAGGCGTTTGTAAATAAGCATATGCAGGTGCACGCCATCAGGCATGCCCGGCGACTGTCCTCGGAGAAATCTCTTCCGATAGATGGAGAACAATGTCTCAAAAACTGGATATATGCATAGTAACAATGGAAACCACGCGGATACTTCAGGATGTCGAGCCAGCATTAATACTGAGACAGCACCAATCATGAACCCGATAAAATATGCTCCACCATCTCCAAGAAAAATCAAGCCTCTTGGATAGTTCCATACCAGAAATCCTACTATGGCGCCGATCATGCCCACCGACGTAATCAACAGCAGCCTGTCTCCCAGATAATAGGAGACATAGGAAAATCCAGCAAAGATCATTGCGCTTATTACCGCTGCCAGTCCGTTATATCCATCAATGATATTGATGGCATTCGCGGCCCCCGCGATGGCAATCATGGTACAGATTAGAGAGATTGCGCCAAATTGCAGCAGCCAGTCGACGCCAATAATATCCAGACGAGTCAACGTGGCACCGCAAAAATAGTACGCGGCGCCACCAGATATCATGGCAAGTCCAAGACGAACCAGAACACGCACACGCTTCGTAACATCTTCAGCAAGTCCGCCCAAGAAGGCTGGCATCGCAACCAACAATAGCGTCAGCAGATCCGCCATTTGTGAACGTTCGCGAAAAGCCACAAGTACGCATATGCCGAACATGGCGACAACGATTGCCATCCCGCCAACTCGGGGCACAGGGCGGACATGATATTTCTGAACACTGGTTATATCGTGATCGGCGGTGTACCTGCCATGCAACGAATTGAACCGGACAAGCAAAAGGGTGATGATCAACGAAATAAGGAATGCGACTAAAACATAAAGCATGGAGTACACCAGCAATAAAGTGGCGCGATTTTATGCGTAAACCCTTTCCAGCGGCAGCTAGCGCTTCGCCACATCCAGGTCAGGGCTGCCCACACCGGTACCCACTTTCGGGGAACGATGAACACCAACGTTGAGGGCGACCATTCCTATCCAGCCGAAGTCGATCGCCTCGAATCGCTTCTTTGATCAACTGGCTATAGTAGCTTAATGGCCTTGTTCCGCCGCCCCCTTTCCGCGCGGCTTTTCCACCTCACGCCCTCAGGCGTTGTTACGGCGCTGCACGCAATCCTTGGGTGCAACAATTTCCTTCCATAAATAAGAATAAATATCATTACCGATTAATACTATTTTGGCCCTGCATGCAGACGGCGTACCGTGAAAAAACCATGGGCAAGCATGGAGGAGTAGCCAAACGTCGCATTCGGCGCAAGAATACGTCATAGCAGTTCTTCAAGGAGACAACCATGCGTATCGCCGATGCCCAATGGATCCCGTCAACCCAGCACCAGACCTGGGACGCCTTGACCGATCCTGCCGTGCTGCAGCGATGCATCCCCGGATGCGTCAACGTCACGCAGCGCTCCCCCACCGAGTACGCCGTCACCCTGCGTGCCAAGGTCGCCGGCATCGACACCGACTACGACGGCGAGATCCTGCTGTCGGACGTCGATCCCCCCAACAGTTGCACCCTGGTGTTCGAGGGCAAGGGCCGGGCGGCTTGCCTGGCCATCGGCACCGCCCAGGTCAACCTCAGCACCAAGGACCAGGGCACCCGCGTGGCCTACACGGTGGCGGGCATGACCGGCGGCAAGCTAGCCGAATGCGGCGAGAGTCTGATCCTGAAGGCGGGCGAAAAGATCATCG
The Achromobacter sp. AONIH1 DNA segment above includes these coding regions:
- the galE gene encoding UDP-glucose 4-epimerase GalE, which gives rise to MKKTIFVTGGAGYIGVHTLVCLLDAGHRVLVLDDFSNSSQLALARVEKITGADVPFVRGDVRDMGILKRLFAECAEKGEPVSCVLHFAALKAVGESVSHPLRYYDVNVTGTLNLLAAMHTAGIRQMVFSSSATVYRPASDLPYTEQHAIGPSNPYGQTKAMVEQILRDHCEANPDFAGIALRYFNPIGAHGSGQIGDQPLGIPNNLFPYITRAAIGSLPVLPVFGTDYPTVDGSGVRDYIHVSDLAAGHVKAVDWASENDVRGFHSFNLGTGRGTSVLQLIQTFEATNGVSVPFEVRGRRNGDIAEAWADVSAANRILKWSAMHSIEDMCRDGWNWQQKNPDGYVE
- a CDS encoding glycosyltransferase family 2 protein; amino-acid sequence: MSPKVSVVVPVYNLEFYIDRCLRSLENQTLQDIEVLVVNDGGTDDSQLIIDEYVARRPDIFKPHIKTNGGHGAACNYGIDRATGEYIAIVDGDDFLDADSLEFMYEKARVTGADLLIGNLLYCYTGSTAPFKPLPFEGERELGREDRDLLYKNWATPCGRLYHRSIFADPDVRLLAGVIFADANFVPKSYLVAKKIYYVDKELYNYDITRPTQSMKQTDKRILNIVPVLEDMLAFYRKKGEFDRNRTQLMWYVARHCTAWVSKVKTLQGYSRIHALQEIFSVVDKNFKSDWIKSGIIEESFGRGVQKKIALARMFRYCPITWFWALIPRLQRVDRGIEKLLGLPLRAYQFLKRRLLRGFAGA
- the glf gene encoding UDP-galactopyranose mutase, which produces MAAYDFIIVGAGFAGSILAERLASENGKKILLIEQRDHIAGNMYDYVDEHGVVIHKYGPHLFRTNSPRVLHYISQFTGWHPYQHRVLASVKDQLVPVPFNLTSLERLLPDQAEELKALLVAEFGMDVKVPVSALRKHADERIREFGEFVFENVYLNYTTKQWGDKPENLDFETITARVPVHISYDDRYFQEQHQALPKDGYTKMFERMLANPLIEVRLSTKAVDVLSFEPNSGKILFMGEPYEGGVIYTGPIDELFGYKFGELPYRSLRFDLETHDVEFYQPCATVNYPNTQLYTRITEYKYLMASVPEKTTIMKEYPQAYDRLVPAQSIPYYPIPKDSNAALYGKYLELAREYQQLMLVGRLAEYRYYDMNNIIERALDVFDKEFKGDESK
- a CDS encoding trans-aconitate 2-methyltransferase — protein: MSEMDINSHEYWNGRFERDWESNLGREQSRFFAKVALDNLPVWLTAAVKNGNWSVCDWGCAQGDGTAVLADFFARNRVTGIDFAESAVAKARAAYPAVHFDAQDWLHGDGQHEKFDLVFSSNTLEHFSEPFNIIQDLFRHAEHSVVLTLPYRELDRIAEHFYTFLSENIPLMPHPDWLLGYAKVIDCFPMDPTYWYGEQIVLVYVKKIWMESKGLVLADFLGDDIAISVDAAETSRRLQAAHVENERLVDETAKMQAALHARHEEVELKAGQVEALERQIGALNSELIAIKNSNTWRMTRSLRFVSESLKRIFRN
- a CDS encoding ABC transporter ATP-binding protein → MSSDSLAISVNNLSKCFHLYDKPRDRLLQMCSFGRRQYYKEFWALRDLSFEVRRGETVGIIGRNGSGKSTLLQMICGTLTPTSGDIWTSGRIAALLELGAGFNPEFTGRENVYLNAAILGLTRRETDERFDSIAAFADIGSFIDQPVKVYSSGMYVRLAFAVAINATPDLLIVDEALAVGDARFQYKCMRRIKDIQNAGAAVLFVSHDVSSVRTLCQRAVWLDKGSLRMMGEVSNVTSKYAEFIYLDENGSEASTENAPQQTTTMNSTPDATVVDEPMSMHLDEKPASHWGTQTGLVSHAAVHTAVGQRKDVFDWGESLCVKIVFQPPKGVDLRDVGVAFSIKNEKGVDLLVASTQENGAMEIDDVQSQVRINFSFANYLAPGKYLLVAALEDIRSAGASYFEYVEGAHYFSVVSSKKLMGIFRPDVVITLDGGSA
- a CDS encoding ABC transporter permease; protein product: MIGDLVKREVVGRYRGSAFGLLWSFFNPIFMLLVYTFVFSVVFKARWPGGTESKTEFALVLFAGLMIFNFFAECINRSPALILSNVNYVKKVVFPLEILPCVALGSAFFHLLISLAVWIVFYLIFYGVPHATILLFPIVVLPLIILVLGVSWFLSALGVFLRDVSQFIGIVTTVLMFMSPIFYSATSLPERYRDFLHLSPLTVVVEQARNVLFWGVGIEWRVWFLYTTAACLIAILGYAWFQRTRKGFADVL
- a CDS encoding glycosyltransferase family 2 protein, which translates into the protein MHQEIAQGCALMCLEDVPLVSIVMPAYNSQSYIRSAIDSVLAQTFEGWELLVIDDSSIDNTAEYVQAYSDRRIRYLKNAQNLGVAETRNKAIEIARGKYIAFLDSDDIWLPYKLAAQVELLERGAVICYGSYARMSSDGRLLNKVIAPASLRYSDMLKSNSIGHLTGIYRKDSFPNLRFESCGHEDYVFWLRAVKILGEVHAALPDTPLAHYRVLKNSLSSNKLRAIRWQWNVYRKILNFSVARSTYYFSFYIFNALRKRYSFGLGRHVKNGL
- a CDS encoding glycosyltransferase, coding for MLYVLVAFLISLIITLLLVRFNSLHGRYTADHDITSVQKYHVRPVPRVGGMAIVVAMFGICVLVAFRERSQMADLLTLLLVAMPAFLGGLAEDVTKRVRVLVRLGLAMISGGAAYYFCGATLTRLDIIGVDWLLQFGAISLICTMIAIAGAANAINIIDGYNGLAAVISAMIFAGFSYVSYYLGDRLLLITSVGMIGAIVGFLVWNYPRGLIFLGDGGAYFIGFMIGAVSVLMLARHPEVSAWFPLLLCIYPVFETLFSIYRKRFLRGQSPGMPDGVHLHMLIYKRLVRWAIGSSDARHKVQRNAMTSPYLWLLTSFAVIPAVLFWQNEYLLMFFVAAFSAMYVILYRRLVLFRMPKWLVIKKRAKIVRRGIKGK
- a CDS encoding carbon monoxide dehydrogenase subunit G encodes the protein MRIADAQWIPSTQHQTWDALTDPAVLQRCIPGCVNVTQRSPTEYAVTLRAKVAGIDTDYDGEILLSDVDPPNSCTLVFEGKGRAACLAIGTAQVNLSTKDQGTRVAYTVAGMTGGKLAECGESLILKAGEKIIERFFAAFIDYMAGQPRLAPPPPPPEPEPRGLSNSRWSWALVLVVIAVFLSYHTLYK